A stretch of Campylobacter gracilis DNA encodes these proteins:
- the rpoB gene encoding DNA-directed RNA polymerase subunit beta: MLNSLYSGNRLRVDFSKVPKDIEIPNLLQLQKKSFDHFLNLDNSGGESGIEKVFKAIFPIHDAQNRLSIEYVSSEISKPKYSIRECMERGLTYSVNLKMKLRLLVHERDEKTGKKIGVKEIKEQDIFIRDIPLMTDRISFIINGVERVVVNQLHRSPGVIFKEEESPTVLNKLIYTAQIIPDRGSWLYFEYDVKDVLYVRINKRRKVPITILFRALGYKKQDIIKLFYPIKTIYIKKGKFLTDFDPKEYAGRLDYDIISEKGEVLHQASKRLTVKKAEKLAEDGLKLIEYPAEILAERYLADAIVDKNSGEVLFDSLTALDEGKLAKIANTEKKFTIANDLASGVDTSIINSFIQDADALKLLQQSEGIDDENDLAAIRIYKVMRPGEPVVKEAAKSFVNDLFFNPERYDLTKVGRMKMNHKLGIEAPEYVTVLSSEDIIKTAKYLIRVKNGDGFIDDRDNLGNRRIRSIGELLANEMHLGFIKVQKAIKDKFTGISGNLDELMPYDFVNPKIITTTLMEFFTGGQLSQFMDQTNPLSEVTHKRRLSALGEGGLVKERAGFEVRDVHPTHYGRICPIETPEGQNIGLINTLATYAKVNDLGFVEAPYKKVVNGKVTDEIVYLTATQEEGLVIAPASAKLDEEGNIVEELLEVRKDGENIMAKREDISLIDLCSGMVAGVAASLIPFLEHDDANRALMGSNMQRQAVPLLHSTAPIVGTGMEAIIARDSWEAIKANRDGVVEKVDNKNIFILGEDEKGPFIDHYSMEKNLRTNQNTTFSQRPIVRKGDVIKAGQIIADGPSMDGGELAIGKNALIAFMPWHGYNYEDAVVMSEKMIRADEYTSVHVYEKEIEARELKDGVEEITRDIPNIKEEELTHLDDSGIVKIGTHVKPGMILVGKVTPKGEVKPTPEERLLRAIFGEKAGHVVNKSLYATASMEGVVIDVKIFTKKGYEKDPRTNKAYEDEKTELEREHHDRLLMLDREEMLKVVALLSKSALQSDQSLNKKDYKKGDKVKKEELESSNRFTLNSFVKAYSKAVQKEYEELKNHFQNEKRKLKEEHDEKIEILEKDDILPSGVVKLVKVYIATKRKLKVGDKMAGRHGNKGIVSNIVPEVDMPYLPSGQRVDIVLNPLGVPSRMNIGQIMESHLGLVGWRLGEQIAKILEEKTGEWIKTLRAKMIEIAGVSKLMQAKKTLEKISDEDLLKYARDWAKGVRFSAPIFEGIVPEDFKKLFEMAGIDQDGKTELYDGRTGEKIKERVNVGCMYYLKLHHLVDEKVHARSTGPYSLVTQQPVGGKALFGGQRFGEMEVWALEAYGAAYTLREMLTIKSDDVDGRLAAYKALTKGENVPSTGIPETFFVLTNELKSLALDVEIYENGENK, translated from the coding sequence ATGTTAAACAGCCTATATTCAGGAAATCGTCTTAGGGTGGATTTTTCAAAGGTTCCCAAAGACATCGAAATTCCGAATTTATTACAACTACAAAAGAAAAGTTTTGATCATTTTTTAAATCTTGATAACTCGGGTGGAGAAAGCGGCATAGAGAAGGTTTTCAAAGCCATTTTTCCTATCCACGACGCACAGAATAGATTAAGTATTGAATACGTAAGTAGCGAAATTTCAAAGCCAAAGTATTCGATTAGAGAATGCATGGAGAGAGGTCTTACTTATTCGGTAAATTTAAAGATGAAGCTCCGCTTGCTAGTGCATGAGCGCGATGAAAAGACGGGCAAAAAAATCGGCGTAAAAGAGATCAAAGAGCAAGATATATTCATTCGCGACATTCCTCTAATGACCGATAGAATTTCATTTATCATTAACGGCGTCGAGCGCGTCGTCGTAAATCAGCTGCACAGAAGCCCGGGCGTAATCTTCAAAGAGGAAGAGAGCCCGACCGTGCTAAATAAACTTATCTACACCGCTCAAATAATACCTGATCGCGGCAGCTGGCTATACTTCGAATACGACGTAAAAGACGTACTATACGTACGCATAAATAAAAGGCGCAAGGTTCCGATTACGATCCTATTTCGCGCACTCGGTTACAAAAAACAAGACATAATAAAATTATTTTATCCTATTAAGACGATCTATATTAAAAAAGGAAAATTCCTAACCGATTTTGATCCGAAAGAATACGCGGGCAGGCTCGATTACGACATTATAAGCGAAAAGGGCGAAGTGCTTCATCAAGCAAGCAAGCGCCTAACAGTCAAAAAAGCGGAGAAGCTAGCAGAGGACGGACTAAAACTCATCGAGTATCCGGCTGAAATTTTAGCCGAGCGCTACCTAGCCGACGCCATCGTCGATAAAAACAGCGGCGAAGTGCTTTTTGATTCACTAACCGCGCTTGATGAGGGCAAGTTAGCCAAGATCGCTAACACCGAGAAAAAATTTACGATCGCCAACGACCTAGCTAGCGGCGTAGATACTTCGATCATAAATTCTTTCATCCAGGACGCCGACGCGCTTAAGCTCTTGCAGCAAAGCGAAGGCATAGACGACGAGAACGATCTGGCTGCGATTAGAATTTACAAAGTAATGCGCCCAGGCGAGCCGGTGGTAAAAGAGGCGGCAAAGAGCTTCGTAAACGATCTGTTTTTCAATCCAGAGCGCTACGATCTAACCAAAGTGGGTCGTATGAAGATGAACCACAAGCTAGGTATCGAGGCGCCGGAGTACGTAACCGTACTAAGCAGCGAGGATATTATCAAAACCGCAAAATACCTAATCAGGGTCAAAAACGGCGACGGTTTCATCGACGATCGCGATAATCTCGGTAACCGCCGCATCCGCTCGATCGGCGAGCTTTTGGCAAACGAGATGCACCTTGGCTTTATCAAGGTTCAAAAGGCGATCAAGGATAAATTTACCGGCATTAGCGGAAATTTAGACGAACTTATGCCGTATGATTTTGTAAACCCTAAAATCATCACCACTACGCTTATGGAATTTTTCACCGGCGGTCAGCTAAGCCAGTTTATGGATCAGACCAACCCGCTTAGCGAGGTTACGCATAAGCGTCGTCTATCTGCGCTGGGCGAGGGCGGTTTAGTTAAAGAGCGCGCCGGCTTTGAGGTGCGCGATGTCCATCCTACGCACTACGGTAGAATTTGCCCTATCGAGACGCCGGAGGGCCAAAATATCGGTCTGATCAACACTCTGGCGACCTATGCGAAAGTAAATGATCTGGGCTTCGTCGAGGCTCCCTATAAAAAAGTCGTAAACGGCAAGGTCACCGACGAGATCGTCTATCTTACCGCTACGCAGGAAGAGGGACTCGTAATCGCTCCAGCATCCGCTAAATTGGACGAAGAGGGCAATATCGTAGAAGAGCTTTTGGAGGTTAGAAAAGACGGCGAAAATATCATGGCTAAGCGCGAGGATATTTCGCTGATTGATCTTTGCTCTGGTATGGTCGCGGGCGTAGCGGCATCGCTGATTCCGTTTTTGGAACACGACGATGCTAACCGCGCGCTTATGGGCTCGAACATGCAGCGCCAAGCCGTGCCGCTTCTACACTCCACCGCCCCTATCGTTGGAACGGGCATGGAAGCGATAATCGCACGAGATTCGTGGGAAGCGATCAAAGCTAATCGCGACGGCGTCGTAGAAAAGGTCGATAATAAAAATATCTTTATTTTGGGCGAGGACGAGAAGGGACCGTTTATCGATCACTACTCGATGGAGAAAAATTTACGCACCAACCAAAACACTACCTTTTCACAGCGCCCTATCGTGCGAAAAGGCGACGTGATAAAGGCAGGTCAAATCATAGCCGACGGCCCTAGCATGGACGGCGGCGAGCTTGCGATCGGTAAAAATGCCCTCATAGCTTTCATGCCGTGGCATGGTTACAATTACGAGGATGCCGTCGTCATGAGCGAAAAGATGATTCGTGCCGACGAATACACCAGCGTGCATGTTTATGAAAAAGAGATCGAGGCCAGAGAGCTAAAAGACGGCGTGGAGGAGATCACTCGCGACATCCCTAACATCAAAGAGGAGGAGCTTACCCACCTCGATGATAGCGGTATCGTAAAGATCGGTACTCACGTAAAGCCCGGCATGATCTTGGTAGGCAAGGTAACTCCGAAGGGCGAGGTCAAACCGACGCCCGAAGAGAGGCTTTTGCGCGCTATCTTTGGCGAGAAGGCGGGGCATGTGGTAAATAAATCTCTCTACGCGACCGCCTCTATGGAAGGCGTGGTGATCGACGTTAAAATTTTTACCAAAAAGGGCTACGAGAAGGATCCACGCACGAACAAAGCCTATGAAGATGAAAAAACCGAGCTCGAAAGGGAGCATCACGATAGGCTTTTGATGCTCGATCGAGAAGAGATGTTAAAGGTAGTGGCGCTTCTTTCAAAAAGCGCTTTGCAAAGCGATCAAAGCCTAAATAAAAAAGATTATAAAAAGGGCGATAAGGTTAAAAAAGAGGAGCTTGAAAGCTCCAACCGCTTTACGTTAAATTCCTTTGTCAAGGCTTATTCTAAAGCTGTTCAGAAGGAATACGAAGAGCTAAAAAACCACTTCCAAAACGAAAAGCGCAAGCTCAAAGAGGAGCACGACGAAAAGATAGAAATTTTAGAAAAAGACGATATCTTGCCAAGCGGCGTCGTTAAGCTCGTAAAGGTCTATATCGCGACCAAGCGCAAGCTAAAAGTGGGCGATAAGATGGCGGGTCGCCACGGAAACAAGGGTATCGTCTCAAACATAGTTCCTGAAGTCGATATGCCGTATCTACCTAGCGGACAGCGCGTAGATATCGTGCTAAATCCTCTCGGCGTTCCAAGCCGTATGAATATCGGTCAGATAATGGAGAGCCACTTAGGTCTTGTGGGCTGGCGTTTGGGCGAGCAGATCGCTAAAATTTTAGAGGAGAAAACGGGCGAATGGATAAAAACCCTTCGCGCCAAAATGATTGAGATCGCAGGCGTTTCCAAACTAATGCAAGCTAAAAAAACTCTTGAAAAGATCAGCGACGAAGATCTTTTAAAATACGCTAGAGATTGGGCGAAAGGAGTGAGATTTTCCGCTCCGATATTTGAAGGCATCGTGCCGGAGGATTTCAAAAAGCTATTTGAAATGGCGGGCATTGATCAGGACGGCAAGACCGAGCTTTACGACGGCCGTACCGGCGAAAAGATCAAAGAGCGCGTAAACGTGGGCTGCATGTATTATCTTAAGCTGCACCACCTAGTCGACGAGAAGGTTCACGCAAGAAGTACCGGTCCTTACAGCCTAGTCACGCAGCAGCCGGTCGGCGGCAAGGCGCTATTCGGCGGTCAAAGATTTGGAGAGATGGAAGTTTGGGCTCTGGAGGCATACGGCGCGGCATACACGCTTCGCGAAATGCTAACGATCAAATCCGACGACGTCGACGGACGCTTGGCTGCGTATAAGGCGCTGACAAAAGGCGAGAACGTTCCGTCTACAGGGATTCCTGAGACATTTTTTGTTTTAACAAACGAGCTTAAATCGCTTGCTCTAGACGTTGAAATTTACGAGAATGGAGAGAATAAATGA
- the rplL gene encoding 50S ribosomal protein L7/L12 translates to MAISKEDVLEYISNLSVLELSELVKEFEEKFGVSAAPVMVAGGAAAGGAGAAAAEEKTEFDVVLLDAGDKKINVIKVVRALTGLGLKEAKDATEATPSVLKEGLNKEDAEKAKKELEEAGAKVELK, encoded by the coding sequence ATGGCAATTTCAAAAGAAGATGTTTTAGAGTATATCTCTAATCTTTCGGTGCTAGAGCTTAGCGAGTTAGTTAAAGAATTCGAAGAAAAATTCGGCGTAAGCGCAGCTCCGGTTATGGTAGCCGGCGGCGCAGCCGCTGGCGGCGCAGGCGCGGCAGCGGCTGAAGAGAAAACAGAATTCGACGTCGTATTGCTTGATGCGGGCGATAAGAAAATCAACGTAATTAAAGTTGTTCGCGCCCTAACAGGTCTTGGTCTAAAAGAAGCCAAAGACGCTACCGAAGCTACTCCGTCCGTTCTTAAAGAAGGACTTAACAAAGAAGACGCCGAGAAGGCTAAAAAAGAGCTTGAAGAAGCAGGCGCTAAAGTCGAACTCAAATAA
- the rplJ gene encoding 50S ribosomal protein L10, giving the protein MTRDEKSKIVAELGEAFKASEAIVISDFKGLSVKQLEDLRNSAREAGVKVRVIKNTLANIALKNAEKNGLSFKDTNIFLWGEQLSVCKVAAKFEEKNEIFKLKIAHIDGEVAGVDKVRALSKMPSRDELIAMLLQVWNAPIQNFTIGLNALKQKKEASA; this is encoded by the coding sequence ATGACGAGAGACGAAAAATCAAAGATAGTAGCGGAGCTTGGCGAGGCTTTCAAAGCTAGCGAAGCTATAGTAATTTCCGATTTTAAAGGCCTTAGCGTTAAGCAGCTTGAAGATCTTAGAAATAGCGCGCGCGAAGCGGGCGTAAAGGTTCGGGTTATCAAAAATACCCTAGCCAATATCGCTTTAAAAAATGCCGAAAAAAACGGACTTAGCTTTAAAGATACCAATATCTTCTTATGGGGCGAGCAGCTTTCTGTATGTAAAGTAGCGGCTAAATTTGAAGAGAAAAATGAAATTTTTAAGCTTAAGATCGCTCATATCGATGGGGAAGTAGCCGGCGTAGATAAGGTTAGAGCGCTTTCGAAGATGCCTTCGAGAGACGAGCTTATCGCGATGTTACTTCAAGTATGGAATGCGCCGATTCAAAATTTTACGATCGGCCTCAATGCGCTTAAGCAGAAAAAAGAAGCTAGCGCTTAA
- the rplA gene encoding 50S ribosomal protein L1, with the protein MPKNSKRFNELLKKVDVNKIYSVDEAVSTVKALASAKFDETVEIALKLNVDPRHADQMVRGSVVLPAGTGKSVRVAVIAKDAKASEASEAGADIVGADDLIEEIQKGNINFDVLIATPNLMGLVGKVGRILGPKGVMPNPKTGTVTMDVAQAVKNAKGGQVNFRVDKQGNIHAGLGKASFSKEQLLDNLTTFIKTINKHKPATAKGRYVTHASLSLTMSPAVTLDNQEIIDLK; encoded by the coding sequence ATGCCAAAAAATTCAAAAAGATTCAACGAACTTTTAAAAAAAGTTGACGTAAATAAAATTTATAGCGTAGACGAAGCGGTAAGCACGGTAAAAGCTCTAGCTTCTGCTAAATTTGATGAGACGGTGGAGATCGCTCTTAAACTAAACGTAGATCCAAGACATGCCGATCAGATGGTGCGCGGCTCGGTCGTTTTACCTGCCGGTACGGGCAAAAGCGTTCGAGTAGCCGTGATTGCAAAAGACGCAAAGGCTAGCGAGGCTAGCGAAGCGGGTGCCGATATCGTGGGTGCCGATGATCTGATTGAAGAGATTCAAAAAGGAAATATAAATTTCGATGTTCTTATCGCCACTCCAAATTTAATGGGACTAGTCGGTAAGGTAGGTCGTATTCTCGGTCCAAAAGGCGTTATGCCGAACCCTAAAACCGGTACCGTTACTATGGATGTCGCTCAAGCCGTTAAAAATGCTAAGGGCGGACAGGTAAACTTCCGCGTCGATAAGCAGGGAAATATCCACGCAGGCCTTGGCAAGGCTAGCTTTAGCAAAGAGCAGCTTTTAGACAATCTTACGACGTTTATTAAAACCATAAATAAGCATAAGCCAGCGACTGCGAAGGGCAGATACGTAACTCATGCATCGCTTTCACTTACTATGAGCCCTGCAGTTACACTGGATAATCAAGAAATAATCGATTTAAAATAA
- the rplK gene encoding 50S ribosomal protein L11 has translation MAKKVVGEIKLQIAAAKANPSPPVGPALGQKGVNIMEFCKAFNERTKDMAGFNIPVIITVYADKSFTFITKQPPATDLIKKAAKIDKGSDNPLKKKVASLTKAQVLEIVEKKIADLNTKDREQAARIIAGSARSMGITVTD, from the coding sequence ATGGCTAAGAAAGTTGTTGGCGAAATCAAGCTGCAAATAGCGGCCGCAAAAGCAAATCCAAGCCCGCCAGTAGGTCCTGCGCTAGGTCAAAAGGGCGTTAACATTATGGAATTTTGCAAAGCGTTTAACGAGCGAACTAAAGATATGGCGGGCTTTAACATTCCTGTTATCATCACGGTTTATGCCGATAAAAGCTTTACTTTCATCACTAAGCAACCGCCTGCGACGGATTTGATTAAAAAAGCGGCGAAGATAGATAAAGGTTCGGATAACCCTCTTAAAAAGAAGGTAGCGTCCTTAACTAAGGCTCAAGTTTTAGAGATCGTCGAGAAAAAGATCGCCGATCTGAATACCAAAGATAGAGAGCAGGCGGCTAGGATTATAGCGGGTTCGGCTCGTTCTATGGGTATTACGGTCACTGACTAG
- the nusG gene encoding transcription termination/antitermination protein NusG produces the protein MANKWYAIQTYAGSEMAVKRAIEALKQDEALEAKIGEVLVPTEDVIEVKNTKQTIKERSLYPGYCFANLDLDTTLWHRIQMLPKVSRFIGEAKKPSALPEKDIEIILEKINNREAPKPKINFDEGETVRIIDGPFANFNGIVEEYDMIHGKLRLNVSIFGRSTPIEISYSQVEKII, from the coding sequence ATGGCAAATAAATGGTATGCGATACAAACTTACGCTGGCAGCGAGATGGCGGTAAAGCGTGCGATAGAAGCGCTAAAGCAAGATGAAGCGCTTGAGGCTAAGATCGGCGAAGTGCTAGTGCCTACCGAAGATGTTATAGAGGTCAAAAATACAAAGCAAACCATTAAAGAGCGTAGCTTATATCCAGGGTATTGTTTTGCAAATTTAGATCTGGATACTACTTTATGGCATAGAATTCAGATGTTGCCGAAGGTCAGTCGCTTTATCGGCGAGGCGAAAAAGCCCTCTGCGTTACCGGAAAAAGATATCGAAATAATTCTAGAAAAGATCAATAATCGCGAGGCTCCTAAGCCCAAGATTAATTTCGATGAGGGCGAGACGGTTAGGATCATCGACGGGCCTTTTGCTAATTTCAACGGCATCGTAGAAGAGTATGATATGATCCACGGCAAACTTCGCCTCAATGTTTCGATCTTTGGACGAAGCACGCCGATTGAAATTTCATACTCGCAAGTTGAAAAGATTATTTAA
- the secE gene encoding preprotein translocase subunit SecE, producing the protein MEKVKEYYKQAKVELDKVIFPTKDQTKTAYISVVVVVVVIALFLALVDLIMSALITA; encoded by the coding sequence ATGGAAAAAGTAAAAGAGTATTATAAACAAGCAAAAGTAGAGTTAGATAAGGTAATTTTCCCGACTAAAGATCAGACTAAAACAGCATATATCTCTGTGGTGGTCGTAGTCGTAGTTATCGCACTGTTTTTAGCGTTAGTGGATCTTATTATGTCCGCTTTGATAACGGCCTAA
- the rpmG gene encoding 50S ribosomal protein L33 — MAKNSSRVKVGLKCSESGDINYTTYKNSKTTTEKLELKKYCPRLKKHTLHKEVKLKG, encoded by the coding sequence ATGGCAAAGAATTCAAGTAGAGTAAAGGTCGGATTAAAATGCTCCGAAAGTGGCGATATTAACTATACTACTTATAAAAATAGCAAAACTACGACCGAAAAACTAGAACTTAAAAAATATTGCCCTAGATTAAAAAAGCACACGCTTCATAAAGAAGTCAAGTTAAAAGGCTAA
- the tuf gene encoding elongation factor Tu, whose amino-acid sequence MAKEKFNRNKPHVNIGTIGHVDHGKTTLTAAISAVLSRKGLAELKDYDNIDNAPEEKERGITIATSHIEYETEKRHYAHVDCPGHADYVKNMITGAAQMDGAILVVSAADGPMPQTREHILLSRQVGVPYIVVFLNKTDMVDDPDLLELVEEEVRDLLKEYKFPGDETPIIKGSALKALEEAKAGQDGEWSAKIMELMDAVDSYIPTPVRDTDKDFLLPIEDIFSISGRGTVVTGRIEKGIVKVGDTIEIVGIKPTQTTTVTGVEMFRKEMDQGEAGDNVGVLLRGTKKEEVERGMVLCKPKSITPHTKFEGEVYILTKEEGGRHTPFFNNYRPQFYVRTTDVTGSITLPEGTEMVMPGDNVKITVELIAPIALEQGTRFAIREGGHTVGSGVVSKIIA is encoded by the coding sequence ATTTCTGCTGTTCTTTCCAGAAAGGGTCTAGCTGAGCTAAAAGACTACGACAATATCGATAACGCTCCAGAGGAAAAAGAGCGCGGTATTACTATCGCTACGTCTCACATCGAATATGAGACCGAGAAACGTCACTATGCTCACGTTGACTGCCCTGGTCACGCCGACTACGTAAAAAATATGATTACCGGTGCGGCTCAGATGGACGGCGCTATTTTAGTTGTTTCTGCTGCGGATGGTCCTATGCCTCAAACTCGCGAGCATATCTTGCTTTCTCGTCAAGTAGGCGTTCCATACATCGTAGTTTTCCTAAACAAAACCGATATGGTCGATGATCCGGATCTTTTAGAGTTAGTTGAAGAGGAAGTTAGAGATCTTTTAAAAGAGTATAAATTCCCTGGCGACGAAACCCCAATCATTAAGGGTTCTGCTCTTAAGGCTCTTGAGGAAGCTAAGGCCGGACAAGACGGCGAATGGTCTGCAAAGATTATGGAGCTTATGGACGCGGTTGATAGCTATATTCCAACTCCTGTTCGCGATACTGATAAAGATTTCCTTCTTCCGATCGAAGATATTTTCTCGATTTCCGGTCGCGGTACCGTTGTAACCGGTAGAATCGAAAAAGGTATCGTTAAAGTTGGTGATACTATCGAGATCGTAGGTATTAAACCTACTCAGACTACTACCGTCACTGGCGTTGAGATGTTTAGAAAAGAGATGGATCAAGGTGAAGCCGGCGATAATGTAGGTGTTTTATTGCGCGGTACTAAGAAAGAGGAAGTAGAGCGCGGTATGGTTTTATGCAAACCAAAATCGATCACTCCTCATACTAAATTTGAGGGCGAGGTTTATATCCTAACTAAAGAAGAAGGCGGACGCCATACTCCATTCTTTAATAATTATAGACCGCAGTTTTACGTTCGTACGACAGATGTTACCGGTTCGATTACTCTTCCTGAAGGAACCGAGATGGTTATGCCGGGCGACAACGTTAAAATCACCGTTGAGCTAATCGCTCCGATCGCTCTTGAGCAAGGTACTCGCTTCGCGATTCGCGAAGGCGGTCATACCGTAGGTTCAGGCGTCGTTTCGAAAATCATCGCTTAA